A DNA window from Nanoarchaeota archaeon contains the following coding sequences:
- a CDS encoding IS630 family transposase yields MIEQAIANPPANSVVISFDEKGKTAIKEYGGQKYTFKGYYHIPYGQKVKGICDLFAARNIHTRAVHYSFYDWKNSFIVIQFMQKLLEIYPDKDICLIWDGWSAHTSKDTQIFLDLNPRIKILPLPKRSSWLNPIERDFGLIQRFVLNNSDFQTVREGMNAIGAYIEKELSFS; encoded by the coding sequence ATTATAGAACAGGCAATAGCAAATCCGCCCGCAAATAGCGTTGTTATTTCATTTGACGAAAAAGGAAAAACAGCCATAAAAGAATATGGCGGACAAAAATACACTTTCAAAGGATATTATCACATCCCTTACGGCCAAAAAGTGAAAGGGATATGCGATTTATTTGCCGCAAGGAACATCCATACAAGAGCAGTTCATTATTCATTTTATGATTGGAAAAATTCGTTTATTGTTATTCAATTTATGCAAAAGCTTCTTGAAATATATCCGGATAAAGACATATGTCTTATTTGGGATGGCTGGAGCGCACATACTTCAAAAGACACACAGATATTTCTTGACCTGAATCCGAGGATAAAAATCCTTCCGCTGCCGAAAAGATCTTCATGGCTGAATCCTATTGAACGGGATTTTGGATTGATACAACGATTTGTTTTGAACAACAGCGATTTTCAAACTGTAAGAGAAGGCATGAATGCTATCGGCGCATACATAGAAAAAGAGCTATCATTTAGTTGA